From the Fibrobacter sp. genome, one window contains:
- a CDS encoding NADP-dependent isocitrate dehydrogenase, with protein sequence MNTKIYYTLTDESPFLATQSLLPIVRGFAKAADIDVETKNISLPGRILAAFGKASDDLDFLGKLTLEPDANIIKLPNISASVPQLKAAIAELQKNGFDVPDYPDAPATEEEKAIRAKYDKVKGSAVNPVLRQGNSDRRAPKAVKNFARNNPHSNGNWNTSVKTHVASMQADDFYGNEKSITMADADTFKIEFVNEAGEVTELRAAKPLLKGEIIDATVMRMASLEKFIAKTMAEAKAQGLLFSVHLKATMMKVSDPVLFGAFVRVFFKDVFTKYADLFKELGIDANNGLGDLYKRLEGNAKEAEVKAAIDAALAAGPDLAMVDSAKGITNLHVPSDVIIDASMPAMIRNSGCMWNKEGKLQETIACIPDRCYAGIYDETIEFCKQNGAFDPKTMGTVPNVGLMAQGAEEYGSHDKTFVAKGKGVIRAVNSKGEVLLQQNVEAGDIFRMCQAKDAPVRDWVKLAVTRARLSNTPAIFWLDPERAHDREIQKKVEAYLPEHDLNGLDIKIMSPRKAIVETMKRAKAGLDTIGVTGNVMRDYLTDLFPILEVGTSAKMLSIVPLMAGGGLYETGAGGSAPKQVQQFLAENYLRWDSLGEYFALVPAFEQVALKDGNKKAKVLADTLDEANGKILEFNRTPARKIGELDNRGSHFYLALYWSEALAAQKDDAELAKKFAPVAKALAENEQKIVAAFANQQGKPADIGGYYLPKADLLKKWMRPVAEFNAVIDAL encoded by the coding sequence ATGAATACCAAGATTTACTATACCCTTACAGACGAATCGCCCTTCTTGGCGACTCAATCCCTGCTCCCCATCGTGCGCGGTTTTGCAAAGGCCGCCGATATCGATGTGGAAACCAAGAACATCTCGCTGCCGGGCCGCATTCTGGCTGCTTTTGGCAAGGCGAGCGACGACCTGGATTTCTTGGGTAAGCTTACGCTTGAACCGGACGCGAACATCATCAAGCTCCCGAACATTTCGGCTTCGGTGCCGCAGCTCAAGGCCGCCATCGCCGAACTCCAGAAGAACGGTTTCGACGTGCCCGACTATCCGGACGCTCCGGCTACTGAAGAAGAAAAGGCAATCCGTGCCAAGTACGACAAGGTGAAGGGCTCCGCCGTGAACCCGGTGCTTCGCCAGGGCAACTCTGACCGTCGCGCACCCAAGGCCGTGAAGAACTTCGCCCGCAACAACCCGCACAGCAACGGCAACTGGAACACTTCTGTAAAGACGCATGTGGCAAGTATGCAGGCCGACGACTTTTACGGCAACGAAAAGTCCATCACCATGGCCGACGCCGACACGTTCAAGATTGAATTTGTCAACGAAGCAGGCGAAGTCACGGAACTCCGCGCTGCAAAGCCGCTCCTGAAGGGCGAAATCATCGACGCTACCGTCATGCGCATGGCGTCTCTCGAAAAGTTTATCGCGAAGACGATGGCCGAGGCCAAGGCGCAGGGCCTGCTGTTCTCGGTGCACCTGAAGGCGACCATGATGAAGGTCTCCGACCCGGTGCTGTTCGGTGCGTTCGTGCGCGTGTTCTTCAAGGACGTGTTCACGAAGTACGCCGACCTGTTCAAGGAACTCGGGATTGACGCGAACAACGGTCTGGGCGATTTGTACAAGCGCCTAGAAGGTAATGCGAAGGAAGCTGAAGTCAAGGCCGCCATTGACGCAGCACTCGCTGCCGGCCCGGACCTCGCTATGGTCGATTCCGCGAAGGGCATTACGAATTTGCATGTGCCGAGCGACGTGATTATCGACGCCTCGATGCCTGCGATGATCCGCAATTCCGGCTGCATGTGGAACAAGGAAGGCAAGCTGCAAGAGACGATCGCCTGCATTCCGGACCGCTGCTACGCCGGCATTTACGACGAGACGATTGAATTCTGCAAGCAGAACGGCGCATTCGACCCGAAGACGATGGGTACCGTGCCGAACGTGGGCCTCATGGCTCAGGGCGCCGAAGAATACGGCAGCCACGACAAGACTTTCGTTGCAAAGGGCAAGGGCGTCATCCGCGCCGTGAACAGCAAGGGCGAAGTGCTTTTGCAGCAGAATGTAGAAGCAGGTGACATTTTCCGCATGTGCCAGGCGAAGGACGCTCCGGTGCGCGACTGGGTGAAGCTCGCTGTGACGCGCGCCCGCCTCAGCAACACGCCGGCGATTTTCTGGCTGGACCCGGAACGTGCACACGACCGCGAAATCCAGAAGAAGGTGGAAGCCTACTTGCCGGAACACGATTTGAACGGCCTCGACATCAAGATTATGAGTCCGCGCAAGGCGATTGTGGAAACCATGAAGCGCGCGAAAGCCGGTCTCGATACCATCGGCGTCACGGGCAACGTGATGCGCGACTACCTCACCGACCTCTTCCCGATTCTTGAAGTCGGAACTTCCGCCAAGATGCTCAGCATCGTGCCGCTCATGGCAGGTGGTGGCCTCTACGAAACAGGTGCAGGCGGCTCTGCCCCCAAGCAGGTGCAGCAGTTCCTCGCCGAAAACTATCTCCGCTGGGATTCCCTCGGCGAATACTTCGCACTGGTGCCCGCCTTCGAGCAAGTCGCGCTGAAGGACGGCAACAAGAAGGCGAAAGTCCTCGCCGACACGCTGGACGAAGCCAACGGCAAGATTCTTGAATTCAACCGCACGCCCGCCCGCAAAATCGGCGAACTCGACAACCGCGGCTCACACTTCTACCTGGCCCTCTACTGGTCCGAAGCTCTCGCCGCCCAGAAGGACGACGCGGAACTTGCCAAGAAGTTCGCCCCGGTTGCGAAGGCCCTCGCTGAAAACGAGCAGAAGATTGTCGCCGCGTTTGCCAACCAGCAGGGCAAACCCGCCGACATCGGTGGCTACTACCTGCCGAAGGCCGATCTCTTGAAAAAGTGGATGCGCCCGGTAGCGGAATTCAACGCGGTTATAGACGCACTGTAA
- a CDS encoding AAA family ATPase, whose amino-acid sequence MQPQPLRLSEITICNLRSIHRQTFPLNNMTALIGYNNAGKTNILMGIRWLLSPFSLDVSYFDDSNEPVEVEGLFQGISETVLSRLGEEKAKEIVPFLNGESLRVKKIQRVPGIPPENVELWALVPPQRQNGSRKGWMRVGDDFKHAFKRMFPEPIAIWDFEGNKAFTKLLHEIFKPLERRFGGEFNDILGKFNDLLSPGGENQAAEIKSFDREVNEKLQPLFPSVRVELDIPIPTLETFLKTASLKVIDEDDGFERDINRMGAGSQRAIQMALVRYLSEIKKHHNNHYLSRTMLLIDSPELFLHPQAVELVRVALKNLSNEGYQIVFATHSAQMVTSEDVSTSLLIRKNKERGTFMRKRIEDAVHQVVQDAPSQLQMLFSLSNSNELLFADYVLLTEGKTEWRVLPALFERITGKSFALIKCALVRQGGVSNTRKSMQVLNAMDMPVRAIVDLDYAFTTATRDGFLEANDPDVKFCRNLFRELAFHHHLRLNNGLPVSKHSNISASMAYSMMASMPEAERPIKSIHAKLRSQGIWVWTHGAIEEHLGIKAKNEGAWNGFVERSKSPDFIKSLPDYEGILELCKWIIEGSQETDS is encoded by the coding sequence ATGCAGCCCCAGCCGTTAAGATTATCTGAGATTACGATTTGCAACCTGCGGTCTATCCACAGGCAGACGTTTCCCCTGAACAACATGACCGCCCTGATAGGCTACAACAATGCCGGTAAGACCAATATCCTTATGGGAATCCGGTGGTTGCTATCCCCCTTTTCGCTAGATGTCTCTTATTTTGACGACAGTAACGAACCGGTGGAGGTGGAAGGTCTTTTTCAGGGCATCTCGGAAACAGTATTGAGCCGTCTGGGGGAAGAGAAGGCTAAAGAGATTGTGCCGTTCCTGAACGGCGAAAGTTTGCGGGTGAAAAAAATTCAGCGGGTACCGGGAATACCTCCGGAGAATGTTGAACTGTGGGCGTTGGTACCCCCGCAACGACAGAACGGAAGCCGCAAGGGCTGGATGCGGGTGGGTGACGATTTCAAGCACGCCTTTAAGCGCATGTTCCCGGAACCTATCGCCATCTGGGATTTTGAAGGAAACAAGGCCTTTACCAAACTGCTTCATGAAATTTTTAAGCCCCTGGAACGGCGTTTTGGTGGTGAGTTTAACGACATTTTGGGAAAGTTCAACGACCTGCTTTCACCAGGTGGCGAAAACCAGGCCGCAGAAATCAAGTCCTTCGACCGGGAAGTCAACGAGAAATTGCAGCCGCTATTCCCCAGCGTGCGAGTGGAACTGGATATTCCCATTCCCACACTGGAGACCTTCTTGAAAACGGCAAGCCTGAAGGTCATCGACGAGGATGACGGATTTGAACGAGACATCAACCGCATGGGAGCTGGAAGCCAACGTGCCATCCAGATGGCCCTGGTCCGTTACCTTTCCGAAATCAAGAAGCACCACAACAACCACTACCTGAGCCGGACAATGCTCCTGATAGATTCTCCGGAACTGTTCCTGCATCCCCAGGCGGTAGAACTGGTGCGTGTGGCCCTGAAAAATCTCTCCAACGAAGGTTACCAGATCGTGTTCGCCACCCACAGCGCTCAGATGGTGACCAGCGAAGACGTGAGCACTTCCCTCCTGATCCGCAAGAACAAGGAACGGGGCACCTTCATGCGCAAGCGAATCGAAGATGCGGTGCATCAGGTGGTGCAAGATGCTCCTAGCCAACTGCAGATGCTGTTCAGCTTGAGCAACAGTAACGAACTTTTGTTTGCGGACTATGTGTTGCTGACCGAAGGCAAGACAGAATGGCGGGTTCTACCGGCTCTGTTTGAGCGCATTACCGGGAAATCCTTTGCCCTTATCAAGTGCGCCCTTGTGCGTCAGGGAGGCGTGAGCAACACCCGCAAGAGTATGCAGGTGCTGAACGCCATGGACATGCCGGTACGGGCTATTGTGGATTTGGACTATGCCTTTACCACAGCTACCCGGGACGGATTCTTGGAAGCCAACGACCCTGACGTGAAGTTCTGCAGGAACCTGTTTAGGGAACTGGCGTTCCACCATCACCTGCGCCTGAACAACGGCCTCCCCGTGAGTAAGCACAGCAACATCAGTGCTTCTATGGCCTATTCCATGATGGCGTCCATGCCCGAGGCGGAGCGGCCCATCAAGAGTATTCACGCTAAACTCCGGAGCCAGGGAATCTGGGTGTGGACCCACGGCGCTATCGAAGAGCACCTGGGAATCAAGGCAAAAAACGAAGGCGCCTGGAACGGATTTGTGGAACGGAGCAAATCGCCAGACTTCATCAAAAGCCTGCCTGACTACGAGGGAATCTTGGAACTGTGTAAGTGGATTATCGAAGGTAGTCAGGAAACAGACAGCTGA
- the nrdR gene encoding transcriptional repressor NrdR produces the protein MICPFCKNDNDKVVDSRVSGDSIRRRRECTACGRRFTTREYIEIQPLIVVKRNGDREPFQREKLLAGIANSCKKRPVTQAAIEEIASTIENNLISNDNLEVTYDQIGNLVMQELKKLDPVAYVRFASVYREFKEVGEFVDQIKTLDK, from the coding sequence ATGATTTGCCCCTTCTGCAAGAACGACAACGACAAGGTGGTGGACAGCCGCGTCAGTGGCGACTCCATCCGCCGTCGTCGGGAATGTACCGCCTGCGGTCGCCGTTTTACCACCCGGGAATACATCGAAATCCAACCGCTTATCGTGGTCAAGCGTAACGGCGACCGTGAACCCTTCCAGCGGGAAAAACTTCTGGCCGGTATCGCCAACTCCTGCAAAAAGCGTCCGGTGACCCAGGCCGCCATCGAAGAAATCGCCTCCACCATCGAAAACAACCTGATTTCCAACGACAATCTGGAAGTGACCTACGACCAGATAGGCAACCTGGTCATGCAGGAACTAAAGAAACTGGACCCGGTGGCCTATGTCCGGTTCGCTTCCGTCTATCGCGAGTTCAAGGAAGTTGGGGAATTCGTGGACCAGATCAAGACCCTGGACAAGTAA
- a CDS encoding 4'-phosphopantetheinyl transferase superfamily protein, with protein sequence MEGDWQTVSTLNGTVYLAVVPKANHREHIFKKLSQALGRTITAQDLKTRPGSTRPEFPELSVDANWTHSKDVCVLAYSRECRVGIDLEFHSRNRLKLADRFYSDEEVKRIHQIEQTEGESAAIRLFYALWCRKEAFFKCQGGDFFEGTLRRSLLETRIENVQLTDLDPAPLGIQGECSLCLATMPLG encoded by the coding sequence ATGGAAGGCGACTGGCAAACAGTTTCAACGCTGAACGGTACGGTTTATCTGGCGGTTGTCCCGAAGGCCAATCACAGGGAGCATATTTTCAAAAAGCTTTCCCAGGCCCTCGGCCGTACCATTACCGCCCAGGACCTAAAAACCAGGCCCGGTTCCACGCGACCCGAATTTCCGGAACTTTCCGTCGATGCCAACTGGACTCACTCCAAGGACGTCTGCGTGCTGGCCTATTCCAGGGAATGCCGCGTCGGCATAGACCTGGAATTTCATTCCAGGAACCGGCTCAAACTTGCGGACCGTTTCTATTCCGACGAAGAAGTTAAGAGAATCCACCAAATTGAACAGACCGAAGGCGAAAGTGCCGCCATCAGGCTCTTTTACGCCCTCTGGTGTCGCAAAGAAGCTTTTTTCAAGTGCCAAGGCGGGGACTTTTTCGAAGGAACACTACGCAGGTCCCTTCTCGAAACCCGCATAGAAAACGTCCAATTGACGGACTTGGATCCGGCACCCCTCGGCATCCAGGGAGAATGCTCCCTGTGCCTTGCCACCATGCCTTTGGGTTAG
- a CDS encoding carboxypeptidase regulatory-like domain-containing protein: MALVNCSRESSIKENVNLRNNHSVVFIYKTPFENPDAFADSIINLPNPDSVIVNDTVTVTIGDTIHMMGFLRYNSDKIYLYQWILDSLVKDTTGKGKDQMKKALVTGHNATPQSWVYMKEGVYSPLFVAVDGNSATDTAGKDQFIRVINTPPYLGVPKDTLWTRAKSPVTFPILALDSFGTITSFKVDLDAAGKREAKDWKYTKSETSDSLIITIPYDSTLTDSLGNQKIYIIVTDDDKNTTKDSAFLHFNQLPTIKILGPDDQQRISDTVEAFRLFYEGHDRDNEEQLRYYVRVAPTPDDQESDLNLSNVYDLVLKNSTSTSFAVIENGENELKKLGFTGRYFSWDVWVTDGYDTVVAEKIKTSKGKRPRYFYLGPSKSTCDFIGTAKFEGLSVHSGIKITLVNSADTSNIYTASTNAKGEFRVSDLPAGTFKLTASDETGRGFVKVTTRTPNINAGDEKELPLILLKDPAPPRIYNVKGIEDTIAVRAFVASGRFSDYGSQVKTAVAVLGKDTCGVKDSPCHFSNLTSHAWSVDFVGLSDGTYTFKLAATDSAGYRSDTTFTFVVSATNMTLTVNNASSAMAGNSDELTFKVAVDVDAKPPVSVVTWISNIPGDNPRQTDVSNGTATIKLKKENVPANVVPNVRYTMHAVADNGAVSNTVRFGFYSDGPMVTITSPVYDTTISLNDEIFLVTEVIPNDGSGAITSLDWTCFDGSNKTDNCFPKNTQNPQKSWTSSGTKRIVVVATNNQGKTATDTLQVNVIKDPPTITVDDNEETIDKKVNSKHKFEYTAKDKYGRVKEVGYRCGTGAYTAFAVTKLENPVTDSMEIQLPNSEAANYKCYVFAVDDDNQKDSVAMTFNVIKDIPTIRLNIHSKNVTIKDQEQVKYTTGNTLGGPIDVDLACDRNLNNLKPASWVSLWQGRGNTLTPVISMPETAGNYYCVMRAADAEEPLLYSLDTVVYKVFRAPPTVTVNESFNVSIKDTVSLYANAKDSSEATLPGRIVSYEWGCGPGSDNNILSKLTSGKATYQAIMPSEPYSLYLCIVQVKDDDDLTAKDTTRFVVELDPPTVKVARDSAIVREGYAIVLNATAQDKKGFIAKREWSCGRDAAAINSNWKTVSTFDTTWTAPTATANFSCVARATDDDGNVATSTMKIIYSTEIPTISVDVSVKYVAKGDVILLDADTNSVWQGIDWYSWQCFNASTKQSLEDDVHLKYTGRFYSYRESMSNLGVNLYCVVSAQESSTKAVFRDTTYVNVLTSANLPIGKITAVDTIYPWSGDEAQSGEALYYYSPEWSGAQSVKGTLGNDNLREYYWRFSNVGSTFYKGKADGSLDTNIAQFNDAFRRPTSEGTISVCLDFRDSSSANPDVTFMNRHQAEMFCRTVYVQRAWKNLAAASDTVLQKSTVRTPPAITTFGTNLVVAYAIPGNTIVTKYYNGQSWANISNISLEDSVVAMRMTSINDQSNSAVFLAILTTANKLYVYKTASVNSAWTAVGQPISGATSLNLTYNTDNNNPVVTYAKENHPYFSYWTGSKWTEKSISNTLTARDVNGVFTSTKVFLITFTDNTYLYNSYYAIYNTSYSEKIAPSLISKEMGSISLASNGNTVYLGYINRSSVVGKAGPYVKKGPVSLSGLSLDNGTNLQEGMLPTNIRVTSFNGKVYAIIDDNGRGFSHCHAYFYDGIRWNPYGENQLPYFKGPFYASHGYNLYGFAPEIAVSTNGMVYISMISWTSSGAASQNNGPIFMKNISESWTFNTKP, encoded by the coding sequence ATGGCTCTGGTGAATTGTTCCAGAGAGTCATCCATCAAGGAAAATGTGAATTTGCGGAATAACCATTCCGTAGTGTTTATCTATAAGACGCCCTTTGAAAATCCTGATGCTTTTGCTGACTCCATTATCAACCTGCCTAACCCTGATTCTGTCATCGTAAATGATACTGTTACGGTCACCATAGGCGATACCATTCATATGATGGGGTTCTTGCGTTACAATTCCGACAAGATATATCTGTATCAGTGGATTTTGGACAGCCTTGTAAAGGACACCACCGGCAAGGGGAAGGACCAGATGAAAAAGGCCCTGGTTACGGGGCACAACGCCACCCCCCAGTCTTGGGTCTATATGAAGGAGGGGGTTTATTCGCCCCTGTTTGTTGCGGTTGACGGAAATAGCGCGACGGATACTGCTGGCAAAGACCAGTTTATCAGAGTCATCAACACGCCGCCTTATTTAGGTGTTCCTAAGGATACTCTTTGGACCAGGGCCAAGAGTCCTGTTACGTTCCCCATACTTGCGCTAGATTCATTTGGTACGATAACCTCTTTCAAGGTTGATTTGGATGCGGCGGGTAAACGCGAGGCGAAGGATTGGAAGTATACCAAGAGTGAAACCTCGGATAGCCTGATAATTACGATTCCCTACGATTCAACCCTTACGGACAGCCTTGGAAATCAGAAGATTTACATTATTGTCACTGACGACGACAAGAACACCACGAAGGACAGTGCTTTCTTACATTTCAACCAATTGCCTACTATCAAAATCTTGGGCCCAGACGACCAACAGAGGATAAGTGATACGGTGGAAGCCTTCCGGTTGTTCTATGAGGGCCACGACAGGGATAACGAAGAGCAATTGAGGTATTACGTTCGTGTGGCTCCCACACCGGACGACCAGGAAAGCGATCTGAACTTGTCTAATGTTTACGACTTGGTGCTAAAGAACAGTACTTCCACAAGTTTTGCCGTTATCGAAAACGGAGAGAATGAACTGAAAAAATTGGGCTTTACGGGCAGATATTTCTCTTGGGACGTGTGGGTGACCGATGGCTACGACACCGTGGTTGCCGAAAAAATCAAGACCAGCAAGGGTAAGCGACCGCGTTATTTTTACCTGGGTCCAAGCAAGTCTACTTGTGACTTTATAGGAACCGCCAAGTTCGAGGGTCTGTCCGTCCACTCTGGAATCAAGATAACCTTGGTCAATTCAGCCGACACTAGTAACATTTATACCGCTAGCACCAACGCCAAGGGAGAATTCAGGGTGTCTGACCTGCCTGCCGGAACGTTCAAACTGACCGCCTCCGATGAAACTGGCCGGGGCTTTGTAAAGGTTACCACCAGGACTCCAAACATCAATGCAGGTGACGAGAAAGAGCTGCCTCTTATTTTGCTCAAAGACCCTGCACCACCACGCATCTACAATGTCAAGGGCATTGAAGATACAATTGCTGTCCGAGCCTTCGTCGCGTCCGGAAGATTCAGTGACTATGGCTCCCAGGTGAAGACAGCGGTGGCTGTGCTTGGTAAGGATACGTGCGGGGTGAAGGATAGCCCATGCCACTTTTCTAACTTGACCAGCCATGCGTGGAGCGTAGATTTTGTCGGCTTATCGGACGGTACATACACCTTCAAACTTGCGGCGACAGACAGTGCTGGTTACCGCAGCGATACGACGTTTACCTTTGTGGTTTCTGCTACAAATATGACTCTTACTGTAAATAACGCTAGTTCTGCTATGGCTGGCAACTCAGATGAATTAACCTTTAAAGTGGCGGTTGACGTAGATGCCAAGCCTCCTGTTTCTGTGGTGACCTGGATTTCAAATATTCCTGGAGACAATCCCCGTCAGACCGATGTTTCTAACGGGACTGCAACGATTAAATTGAAGAAGGAAAATGTCCCTGCAAATGTTGTCCCCAACGTTCGATATACGATGCATGCTGTGGCTGATAACGGAGCTGTTTCGAATACGGTGCGATTCGGATTCTATAGTGACGGGCCTATGGTGACCATTACGTCTCCGGTCTATGATACGACTATTTCCCTGAATGACGAAATCTTCTTGGTGACAGAAGTGATTCCTAATGACGGAAGTGGTGCAATTACATCGCTAGACTGGACGTGCTTTGACGGTAGTAATAAGACTGACAACTGTTTCCCTAAAAACACCCAGAATCCCCAGAAGTCTTGGACAAGCTCCGGAACGAAAAGGATTGTTGTCGTTGCAACCAATAACCAAGGTAAGACGGCTACGGACACCTTGCAGGTCAATGTTATCAAGGATCCTCCGACCATTACTGTGGACGATAACGAGGAAACTATCGACAAGAAGGTGAATTCCAAGCACAAGTTCGAGTACACGGCTAAGGACAAGTATGGAAGAGTCAAGGAAGTGGGCTACCGTTGTGGTACGGGTGCCTACACAGCCTTTGCTGTTACGAAGCTAGAAAATCCAGTTACGGACTCCATGGAGATTCAATTGCCGAATAGTGAAGCCGCAAATTACAAGTGCTACGTCTTTGCAGTTGATGACGATAATCAGAAGGATTCCGTTGCCATGACTTTCAACGTCATCAAGGACATTCCGACAATTCGCTTGAATATTCACAGTAAGAATGTCACTATTAAAGACCAGGAACAAGTAAAGTATACTACGGGAAATACGTTAGGCGGCCCCATAGATGTGGATTTGGCTTGCGATCGCAACTTGAATAACTTAAAGCCGGCTAGCTGGGTTAGCTTGTGGCAAGGTCGCGGCAATACGCTGACACCGGTAATTTCCATGCCAGAAACGGCAGGAAACTACTATTGCGTTATGCGTGCCGCCGACGCCGAGGAACCTTTGCTCTATTCGTTGGATACTGTCGTTTATAAGGTTTTCCGCGCACCGCCTACGGTTACCGTGAACGAATCCTTTAATGTTTCTATTAAGGATACGGTCAGCCTCTATGCTAATGCTAAGGATTCTTCGGAAGCGACTTTACCAGGACGGATTGTTTCTTATGAGTGGGGCTGTGGACCCGGTAGTGACAATAACATCTTAAGCAAATTGACTTCAGGCAAGGCAACGTACCAAGCGATAATGCCATCGGAACCGTATAGCCTCTACCTCTGCATTGTGCAGGTGAAGGACGACGACGACCTTACGGCAAAGGATACCACTCGCTTTGTAGTGGAATTGGATCCGCCTACAGTGAAAGTCGCCCGTGATTCGGCTATTGTTCGAGAGGGTTATGCAATAGTTCTCAATGCCACAGCCCAAGACAAGAAAGGGTTTATTGCAAAACGGGAATGGAGTTGCGGTCGTGATGCTGCGGCGATTAACAGTAATTGGAAAACGGTTTCTACCTTTGATACGACGTGGACAGCACCTACTGCTACGGCGAACTTCTCTTGTGTGGCACGAGCAACTGACGATGATGGGAATGTTGCTACGTCAACCATGAAAATAATTTATTCTACGGAGATACCGACAATTTCTGTGGATGTCTCTGTAAAGTATGTTGCAAAGGGAGACGTGATTCTATTGGATGCAGATACCAATAGTGTATGGCAAGGAATCGATTGGTACAGTTGGCAATGCTTCAATGCAAGTACAAAACAATCGTTGGAAGATGATGTGCATCTGAAGTATACGGGTAGATTCTATTCGTATAGAGAGAGTATGAGCAATTTGGGCGTGAACCTATATTGTGTCGTATCCGCCCAAGAAAGCAGTACCAAAGCCGTGTTCCGCGACACGACTTATGTGAACGTGTTAACATCTGCAAATCTCCCAATTGGAAAAATCACGGCCGTGGATACAATTTATCCCTGGAGCGGTGACGAAGCGCAAAGTGGTGAAGCGCTCTATTACTATTCTCCGGAGTGGAGTGGAGCCCAATCGGTAAAAGGGACGCTTGGAAACGACAATCTAAGGGAATACTATTGGCGGTTTAGTAATGTGGGTAGTACTTTCTACAAGGGCAAAGCCGACGGTTCTTTGGATACGAACATCGCTCAGTTCAATGATGCCTTTAGACGTCCCACTTCCGAAGGTACCATAAGTGTGTGCCTAGACTTTAGGGATAGTTCTTCTGCAAATCCTGATGTGACGTTTATGAACCGCCACCAGGCTGAAATGTTCTGCCGTACGGTGTATGTGCAACGCGCTTGGAAAAATCTTGCCGCGGCAAGTGATACAGTTTTGCAAAAATCTACCGTGCGTACACCGCCTGCGATAACCACCTTCGGTACAAATTTAGTTGTTGCCTATGCAATCCCAGGAAATACAATTGTAACAAAATACTATAACGGACAAAGCTGGGCAAACATTTCGAACATCTCCCTTGAAGATTCTGTAGTGGCTATGCGAATGACCAGTATTAACGATCAGAGTAATTCTGCGGTATTCTTGGCCATACTTACGACGGCAAATAAACTTTATGTTTACAAGACCGCTTCGGTTAATTCGGCTTGGACGGCAGTAGGCCAGCCTATTAGCGGTGCAACTTCGCTGAATTTGACCTATAACACCGACAATAATAATCCGGTAGTGACCTACGCTAAGGAAAATCATCCCTATTTCAGCTATTGGACGGGATCAAAATGGACGGAGAAATCCATTTCGAACACTCTCACGGCAAGGGATGTGAATGGAGTGTTTACCAGCACGAAAGTATTCTTGATAACCTTCACGGACAACACCTATTTGTACAATTCATATTATGCCATATATAATACTTCGTATTCCGAAAAGATTGCTCCTTCGCTAATATCCAAGGAAATGGGGAGTATCAGTCTTGCATCCAACGGGAATACGGTGTATCTTGGGTATATCAATCGATCTTCTGTGGTTGGTAAGGCTGGGCCCTATGTTAAGAAAGGACCGGTCAGCCTTTCGGGCTTGTCGTTAGATAATGGCACAAACCTTCAAGAGGGTATGTTACCAACAAATATCAGGGTAACCTCCTTTAACGGCAAGGTTTATGCAATTATCGATGATAACGGTCGAGGATTCTCTCATTGTCACGCTTATTTCTACGATGGCATTCGTTGGAATCCTTATGGCGAAAACCAGCTCCCGTATTTCAAGGGTCCGTTCTATGCTAGCCATGGGTACAATCTTTATGGATTTGCTCCGGAGATAGCAGTTTCTACAAATGGCATGGTATATATTTCTATGATTTCCTGGACAAGTTCCGGAGCGGCAAGCCAAAACAACGGACCCATATTCATGAAAAATATTTCTGAAAGTTGGACCTTCAACACCAAACCTTAA